A window of the Callospermophilus lateralis isolate mCalLat2 chromosome 7, mCalLat2.hap1, whole genome shotgun sequence genome harbors these coding sequences:
- the Aknad1 gene encoding LOW QUALITY PROTEIN: protein AKNAD1 (The sequence of the model RefSeq protein was modified relative to this genomic sequence to represent the inferred CDS: inserted 2 bases in 2 codons; substituted 2 bases at 2 genomic stop codons): MDENDFSEDTTYKQQEDLPYDGDLSQMNICNDYNFTGNTNTLNVIPIGDDPKVKAAHVETYRNTAMAMTWDKVTENATNKKCDKENQRTMTLHVQATKGAASKSNVSDILLHHLSKEQLLRAQGINFETLPEARNGDCFDEAAFIKNIISRYVKNSFLKAQTSEFIDQFNPKRDVKKSSKPTSSPIMTKENICDLEKPVVTANSNHHENLNFLTKIKGPQDEQKSCQRQTPQKQLTEKATSSNDFKYGKGQVHCQLPDFSKVALKMKIPKNHIMNKSLTMIKPASFSPKLRNKSAIMQDILETMFRSKYVEKQHPEQKRESTKPSQQMQMEPTVHKHQDFLTEIKTETHLLKLSSASQKEPFSSTYIFQKLSQGKQMCQKLKEQTDQLKTKVQEFSKKIKQEPFCHLKEKRMVLKKLQEHLEVLEQELLAAKEKHLGLQQQXHKHECPTVDDFDPNRKVEDKIFKLEVLLEDVREKIDESKCTSALCLPVSSPIFLDDLASTASLSSNEEDPSSTRGRQKRAEMMTSSPSCAFCSRLLEWKQNMEKKGHRQIDCGRLSVVLHEKALRQRSTLGSDTEPRFCSGSDTGWQRSKCEDCGNNIRNYGKVCSKEPLNEFYYRYNTPGQNYLNHSRKGAFVQSSDENKNSSPLCPKPKRICSQRVNSKSFQGEHEPTPGKXKKIXNLKTFMTYSSDXAIPLLLFHSFRIPGSKSLCGFSGSEETESKILNSALDHALKTATILKKTTDQMIKGIAEDLAKAERWRNQLKYY; the protein is encoded by the exons ATGGACGAAAACGATTTTTCAGAAGATACAACTTATAAGCAACAGGAGGATTTACCTTATGATGGTGATCTCTCCCAAATGAACATATGCAATGATTACAATTTTACTGGAAATACTAACACCCTCAATGTTATTCCAATAGGAGATGACCCTAAAGTAAAGGCTGCCCATGTTGAAACATACAGAAATACAGCCATGGCCATGACGTGGGATAAAGTTACTGAAAATGCTACCAATAAAAAGTGTGATAAAGAGAATCAACGCACCATGACTCTTCATGTTCAAGCTACTAAAGGAGCTGCTTCAAAGTCAAATGTTTCtgatattttactccatcatcttTCTAAAGAGCAATTACTAAGAGCTCAAGGTATTAACTTTGAAACTCTCCCAGAGGCACGTAATGGTGACTGTTTTGATGAAGCagcttttattaaaaatattatttcacgTTATGTTAAGAATTCTTTCCTAAAAGCACAAACCTCAGAATTCATTGACCAATTCAACCCCAAAAGAGATGTCAAAAAAAGCAGTAAGCCCACCAGTTCTCCTATCATGACAAAAGAAAATATCTGTGATTTAGAAAAGCCAGTTGTGACTGCAAATAGCAACCATCAcgaaaatttaaattttctaacTAAAATCAAGGGTCCACAGGATGAACAAAAAAGTTGCCAACGGCAGACACCCCAGAAACAGTTGACAGAAAAAGCAACTTCAAGCAATGACTTCAAATATGGAAAAGGTCAAGTTCATTGCCAGCTGCCAGATTTCTCTAAAGTTGCTCTCAAAATGAAAATCCCtaaaaatcacataatgaataagTCACTTACAATGATTAAGCCAGCCagtttttctcctaaattgagaaaCAAATCAGCAATCATGCAAGATATTTTAGAAACCATGTTTAGGTCAAAGTATGTTGAAAAACAACATCCAGAGCAGAAAAGGGAAAGTACAAAACCTTCACAACAAATGCAG ATGGAGCCTACAGTACACAAACATCAAGACTTTCTTACAG aaataaaaactgagacACATTTGTTGAAGTTGTCATCCGCCTCTCAGAAAGAGCCCTTCTCAAGTACTTACATATTTCAAAAGCTATCCCAAGGCAAGCAGATGTGTCAAAAGTTAAAAGAACAGACTGATCAACTGAAGACTAAG GTACAAGaattttccaaaaaaataaaacaagaacctTTCTgccatttgaaagaaaaaagaatg GTCCTGAAGAAACTTCAGGAACACCTTGAAGTGCTGGAACAGGAATTGCTGGCCGCCAAGGAAAAGCATCTGGGCTTGCAGCAGC ACCACAAGCATGAATGCCCAACTGTAGATGACTTTGATCCCAACAG AAAAGTGGAAGATAAAATCTTCAAGTTGGAGGTGCTACTTGAAGATGTTAGAGAGAAAATTGACGAAAGCAAATGTACTTCAGCACTCTGTCTTCCTGTGAGCTCTCCAATCTTCCTGGATGACTTGGCATCCACAGCCTCTTTGTCCTCAAATGAG GAGGACCCCAGCAGCACCCGGGGAAGGCAGAAACGTGCAGAGATGATGACATCCAGTCCAAGCTGTGCCTTCTGCAGCCGGCTCCTTGAATG GAAGCAAAACATGGAGAAAAAAGGCCACAGACAGATTGACTGTGGAAGGCTTTCAGTTGTCCTTCATGAAAAGGCACTGCGCCAACGTTCAACTCTCG GTTCCGACACAGAACCCAGGTTCTGTTCTGGTTCTGACACTGGGTGGCAAAGGAGCAAATGTGAGGACTGCGGCAATAATATTCGTAACTACGGAAAAGTCTGCAGTAAAGAACCACTGAACG aattttattataGATATAACACCCCAGGACAGAATTACTTAAATCATAGCAGAAAAGGTGCCTTTGTCCAGTCTtcagatgaaaataaaaattcttcacCTC TTTGTCCAAAACCAAAACGGATCTGTTCCCAGAGAGTGAATTCAAAATCCTTTCAAGGTGAACATGAGCCCACACCTGGAAAGTAA aaaaaaatctgaaatcttaAGACTTTCATGACCTACAGCTCAG TTGCAATACCTTTACTCCTTTTTCACTCCTTCAGGATTCCTGGAAGCAAATCCTTATGTGGCTTTAGTGGCTCTGAAGAAACAGAATCTAAG ATTTTAAACTCGGCTTTGGATCATGCCCTAAAGACAGCAACCATTTTGAAAAAAACTACTGATCAAATGATTAAAGGTATTGCAGAAGATCTTGCCAAAGCAGAGAGATGGAGGAATCAACTGAAATACTACTAG